From a region of the Acidobacteriota bacterium genome:
- a CDS encoding metalloprotease TldD, with protein sequence MDHRAFFFQKFGLTNRDLERYLGEALSAGGDYADLYFEYHTSTSLSLDESLIKSATQGISAGCGVRVISGERTGYAYTDDLSPERILRAARTAALIASGPNKQPVVNLKDPTGGHTLYAVASPSVDAEVAAKVELLQRADRHSRNHDSRIVQVRASYADELRRILVVGSDGVIASDSQPLARMSIFCIAKDGPNSARGNSGGGGRVGIEYFQTEKTPEYFAHEAARQAIIQLDARETPAGEMEVVLGPGWPGVLLHEAVGHGLEADFNRKKTSAFAGLVGKRVASEKVTVVDHGTMPSKRGSINVDDEGSPTQHTTLIENGILKGYISDKLSARLMGIANTGNGRRESYEHIPMPRMTNTYMLAGQDDPQDIIKSVKRGLFAVNFGGGQVDITNGKFVFSTSEAYLIEDGEITTPVKNATLIGNGPDVLTRVSMVGNDLQLDEGVGTCGKDGQSVPVGVGMPTIKVDRLTVGGTG encoded by the coding sequence ATGGACCATCGCGCATTTTTCTTTCAAAAGTTCGGTCTCACGAACCGGGATCTGGAACGGTATCTGGGAGAGGCTTTGTCGGCGGGCGGCGACTATGCTGATCTCTACTTCGAGTATCACACTTCAACTTCGCTAAGCCTCGATGAGTCACTAATCAAGTCGGCAACTCAAGGCATTTCGGCGGGTTGCGGCGTCCGCGTGATCTCGGGCGAACGTACCGGATACGCCTACACAGACGATCTCTCCCCGGAGCGCATTCTGCGGGCTGCCCGGACTGCGGCGCTGATCGCCAGCGGCCCGAACAAGCAGCCGGTCGTAAATCTTAAGGACCCGACAGGCGGCCATACTCTGTACGCCGTCGCCTCACCCTCCGTTGATGCCGAGGTTGCAGCAAAGGTCGAGCTACTTCAGCGCGCAGACCGGCACAGTCGCAACCATGATTCCCGAATCGTTCAGGTTCGTGCCAGCTACGCCGATGAACTGCGCCGGATTCTCGTAGTCGGATCCGACGGCGTAATTGCCTCCGACTCGCAGCCTCTGGCACGCATGAGCATCTTCTGCATCGCCAAAGACGGTCCGAACTCCGCACGTGGCAACTCCGGTGGAGGTGGGCGTGTTGGCATCGAGTATTTCCAGACCGAGAAAACTCCTGAGTACTTCGCTCACGAAGCGGCGCGACAAGCGATCATTCAACTCGATGCGCGAGAGACTCCCGCGGGAGAGATGGAAGTTGTGCTCGGTCCCGGATGGCCCGGTGTTCTGCTCCACGAAGCCGTGGGCCATGGACTCGAAGCTGATTTCAACCGCAAAAAAACTTCGGCGTTTGCCGGACTCGTTGGCAAGCGAGTCGCGAGCGAGAAGGTCACGGTGGTTGACCACGGCACGATGCCATCGAAGCGTGGCTCAATCAACGTCGACGATGAAGGTTCTCCCACGCAGCACACAACGCTAATCGAAAACGGAATTCTCAAGGGCTACATCAGCGACAAGCTATCAGCGCGCCTGATGGGCATCGCGAACACCGGCAATGGACGCCGCGAGAGCTACGAGCACATTCCCATGCCTCGCATGACGAACACTTACATGCTTGCCGGCCAGGACGATCCTCAGGACATCATCAAGTCAGTAAAGCGCGGGCTCTTCGCCGTGAATTTCGGTGGTGGTCAAGTGGATATCACGAACGGTAAGTTCGTATTCTCAACTTCCGAGGCGTATCTGATCGAAGATGGCGAGATCACCACACCGGTAAAGAATGCCACGCTGATCGGCAACGGTCCGGATGTGCTTACACGCGTTTCCATGGTGGGCAATGATCTTCAGCTCGATGAAGGTGTGGGCACGTGTGGCAAGGACGGACAGTCCGTGCCGGTGGGCGTAGGAATGCCCACGATCAAGGTGGATCGGTTGACGGTCGGAGGAACGGGATAA
- a CDS encoding chitinase: protein MQRLDPSEREVNIRAGAPRSTSRLAALIVLLLPTLASAQAAHPQLVGYYAERHASNGDYPLKQLATNGAAGLLTQLNYAFGKISQSRCQLLDANLELKRAYSASDSVDGAADSTDPNQLRGTFHQLQELKKQFPKLKILISLGGWINSEGFSDAAHPANVRAFVRSCIDMYVHGNFASGIHAPGIFDGVDIDWEYPVDGGLIPGRPEDTKNLNVMAAEFRRQLDAVRPGLLLTAAIPATQEDYKHYDLRTLGRYMNYINIMAYDMHWNGEKVTNLHSALFHDPADPSKPPEDTHFGAHAVQDFLHTGVPARKIMLGVPFYGKGWTGVGNANHGLYQPAKEASKSSPEYRNLKAWPGSADRQFYPKSATCSIWNKGEFFSYDCPEALQAKRQYVRQHGLAGLMFWDMGQDTSEADLLKALAAK from the coding sequence ATGCAGCGGCTCGATCCCTCCGAAAGAGAAGTCAACATCCGCGCAGGAGCGCCCAGATCCACGTCAAGGCTGGCAGCCTTAATCGTCCTGCTCCTTCCCACTCTGGCTTCGGCTCAAGCTGCCCACCCACAACTCGTCGGCTACTACGCCGAACGCCACGCATCCAACGGCGACTATCCCCTGAAGCAGCTTGCGACGAACGGCGCGGCCGGCTTGCTCACGCAGCTCAACTACGCCTTCGGAAAGATTTCACAGAGCCGATGCCAGCTTCTGGATGCCAATTTGGAGTTGAAGCGCGCATACTCGGCAAGCGACAGCGTTGACGGCGCAGCCGACTCGACAGACCCGAATCAACTGCGCGGCACCTTTCATCAACTTCAGGAACTCAAGAAGCAGTTTCCCAAATTGAAAATCCTCATCTCGTTGGGCGGTTGGATCAACTCTGAGGGCTTTTCCGATGCGGCGCATCCTGCAAATGTCCGTGCCTTTGTGCGTTCCTGTATTGACATGTATGTCCACGGCAACTTCGCCTCCGGAATTCACGCGCCCGGGATCTTCGATGGAGTTGACATCGACTGGGAATATCCTGTTGACGGCGGCCTGATTCCCGGGCGCCCAGAAGACACCAAGAATCTGAACGTGATGGCCGCCGAGTTCCGGCGCCAACTCGACGCCGTTCGTCCAGGACTGCTGCTCACTGCGGCAATTCCCGCGACGCAAGAAGACTACAAGCACTACGACCTGAGAACGCTTGGCCGATATATGAACTACATCAACATCATGGCGTACGACATGCACTGGAACGGCGAGAAGGTCACGAACCTGCACAGCGCGCTCTTTCATGATCCAGCTGACCCGTCGAAGCCGCCCGAAGACACGCACTTCGGCGCGCATGCAGTACAAGATTTCTTACACACAGGAGTGCCGGCACGAAAAATCATGCTGGGAGTGCCTTTTTACGGCAAGGGATGGACTGGCGTTGGCAACGCAAATCACGGCCTCTACCAGCCTGCAAAGGAGGCGTCAAAGTCATCCCCCGAATATCGCAACCTGAAGGCGTGGCCGGGCAGCGCTGACCGGCAGTTCTATCCAAAGAGCGCCACGTGTTCAATTTGGAACAAGGGAGAGTTCTTCAGCTATGACTGTCCCGAGGCACTGCAGGCAAAGCGGCAATACGTACGACAGCACGGCCTCGCTGGCCTTATGTTCTGGGATATGGGTCAAGATACAAGCGAGGCGGACTTGTTGAAGGCCTTAGCAGCTAAGTAG
- the ispD gene encoding 2-C-methyl-D-erythritol 4-phosphate cytidylyltransferase: MRVVVIIPAAGLGTRMAAQSGVRPGQTTKQFAEIAGKPILLHTLEKFSQVSEVSDIYIAVRENEAERLRDFLAGQRLRPKMHVLVGGDHRQHSVANALATVKADAHDVVLVHDAVRPFVDSEIIENVIEAAAKHGAAIAGLPAVDTIKQVERTAEGAIITSTVPRERVVMAQTPQGFRYDLLKRVFDDAAQDGFIGTDEASLVERAGYDVAVVMGSPRNIKITTPSDMELAEFYAKQLHHGDRKNRVIR, from the coding sequence ATGAGAGTGGTGGTCATCATTCCCGCGGCGGGATTGGGAACGCGCATGGCTGCGCAGTCCGGCGTTCGTCCGGGGCAGACCACGAAGCAGTTCGCCGAGATCGCGGGCAAGCCGATTCTGCTGCACACGCTGGAGAAGTTCTCGCAGGTTTCGGAGGTAAGCGACATTTACATTGCCGTCCGGGAGAACGAAGCCGAGCGCCTGCGCGATTTCCTGGCAGGGCAGCGCCTTCGTCCGAAGATGCACGTACTTGTAGGTGGTGATCACCGCCAGCATTCGGTAGCGAATGCGCTAGCCACGGTGAAGGCCGACGCGCACGATGTAGTGTTGGTTCACGACGCGGTTCGCCCGTTCGTCGACTCGGAAATCATCGAGAATGTGATCGAAGCTGCAGCCAAACATGGCGCCGCAATTGCCGGGCTGCCGGCGGTTGATACCATCAAACAAGTCGAGCGCACCGCCGAGGGCGCAATTATTACGTCAACAGTTCCCCGCGAGCGGGTAGTGATGGCGCAGACCCCTCAAGGATTTCGCTACGACTTGCTGAAGCGAGTCTTCGACGATGCGGCGCAAGACGGATTCATCGGCACCGACGAGGCATCACTGGTTGAACGAGCGGGATATGACGTAGCGGTAGTGATGGGATCGCCCAGGAATATCAAGATCACGACGCCGTCGGATATGGAACTGGCAGAGTTTTATGCAAAGCAACTTCACCACGGAGACAGGAAGAATCGGGTGATCAGGTGA
- a CDS encoding energy transducer TonB produces MATSAQPAPRLPGSGGVAPPKEPTDILPTLFGEGYGTYAVQSRNFYTSILIHTVALALLLYVTHQVVTHRVQIAQALGPVVDIGAYIPMPSAAKQVGGGGGGGDRDKLEASKGVPPKFSMQQITPPTVVIRNDHPKLAVEQTVMVPPQVRINQVGPIGSLTSVLSVPSNGTGYGSGVGESCCGGVGNGNGRGVGPGDTAGIGGGVFQVGGGVAPPRIKYQTEPEFSEEARKAKHQGTVVVRATVGQDGKIHNPHVVRSLGLGLDEKAIEAVNQWLFEPAIKDGRKVAVYVDIEVNFRLY; encoded by the coding sequence ATGGCTACCTCGGCCCAACCGGCACCTCGACTTCCCGGCTCGGGAGGTGTCGCTCCGCCTAAAGAACCGACCGACATTCTGCCAACACTGTTTGGCGAAGGGTACGGCACTTATGCCGTGCAGTCGCGAAATTTCTATACATCGATTCTTATCCACACAGTTGCGTTGGCATTGCTGCTCTATGTCACGCATCAGGTAGTCACGCATCGCGTGCAAATCGCTCAGGCGCTCGGTCCAGTCGTCGATATTGGCGCTTACATTCCTATGCCTTCTGCGGCAAAACAAGTCGGCGGCGGTGGTGGTGGTGGAGATCGCGACAAGCTCGAAGCCAGCAAAGGCGTTCCGCCAAAATTCAGCATGCAGCAGATCACGCCTCCGACTGTTGTAATTCGCAACGATCATCCAAAGCTGGCGGTTGAACAGACCGTGATGGTTCCACCGCAAGTGAGGATCAATCAGGTAGGACCGATTGGATCTCTGACCAGCGTGCTGAGTGTGCCCTCAAACGGCACAGGATATGGTTCCGGTGTCGGAGAATCGTGCTGTGGCGGTGTAGGCAATGGGAATGGACGCGGAGTGGGACCTGGCGACACGGCGGGGATTGGCGGTGGAGTGTTTCAGGTTGGCGGCGGCGTAGCCCCTCCGCGAATTAAGTACCAGACCGAACCGGAATTCTCAGAAGAAGCCCGCAAAGCCAAGCATCAGGGAACAGTCGTGGTGCGAGCGACGGTCGGTCAGGACGGGAAAATCCACAATCCTCACGTGGTTCGTTCCCTTGGTCTGGGACTGGACGAAAAAGCTATCGAAGCAGTCAATCAGTGGCTCTTTGAGCCTGCGATTAAGGACGGACGCAAGGTAGCGGTTTACGTCGATATTGAAGTGAACTTCCGGTTGTATTAG
- the ispF gene encoding 2-C-methyl-D-erythritol 2,4-cyclodiphosphate synthase, with protein sequence MRIGYGWDSHEFKKGVPLRIGGVELKHTHGLAGHSDGDVLLHALTDALLGAIAAGDIGSYFPPSDPQWKGADSSTFVLQALTKVREAGWEVCNVDSTLILDAPKIGPVADRIRESIAQLLEISREDVGVKAKTPEGMGTEKAAIAHVVVLLEKHEDHKRLEVAAAFLEADNHVDEVVKKLVRDVGLERTPTKK encoded by the coding sequence ATGCGCATTGGCTACGGTTGGGATTCGCACGAATTCAAAAAAGGCGTGCCGCTCCGGATTGGCGGCGTCGAGCTAAAGCATACGCATGGACTCGCGGGGCACTCCGACGGCGACGTGCTGCTGCATGCGCTCACCGATGCTTTGCTCGGCGCGATCGCCGCGGGCGATATTGGAAGCTATTTTCCTCCTTCTGATCCGCAATGGAAGGGGGCCGACTCCTCTACCTTTGTGCTGCAAGCCTTGACGAAGGTTCGTGAAGCGGGATGGGAAGTTTGCAATGTGGATTCCACGTTAATCCTCGATGCTCCCAAGATCGGGCCTGTCGCAGACCGCATTCGAGAAAGTATTGCGCAGCTTCTGGAGATCTCACGGGAAGATGTCGGCGTGAAGGCTAAGACTCCTGAAGGTATGGGAACCGAGAAAGCCGCGATCGCTCATGTGGTGGTTCTGCTTGAGAAGCACGAAGATCACAAGCGACTGGAAGTCGCCGCCGCGTTCCTGGAAGCCGACAACCACGTCGATGAAGTGGTGAAAAAACTTGTCAGGGACGTGGGACTTGAGAGGACACCGACTAAGAAGTAG
- a CDS encoding peptidase — MPIETQERIELGAGLKEIAVEVVERAMKSGATSADAIARDGNEFSTLVRLGEVETLKESGARALGLRVFVGARAAATHTSDFSHEGVERLVSSAMTLARATSEDPIAGLPDAAALGSLKQDLDLYYDDVYSLSAADRIDYARRAEAAAMAADPRITNSDGGSFDAATGYKVLANSLGFVGDYRRSYCSVSAVPIAQAEGSAMQRDYWYSACRTLQKLESPESVGRKAAERTLRRVGARKVPTQKVPVVFDPMVSRGLIDHIFDAVNGDAIYRHSSYLTGKLGEQIAGENITIVDDGTMIGGFGSSPFDGEGVPTRRTVVVERGVLKSYLLNTYTARKLKLQTTGNAARGLTGNPGIGSGNFYLQPGDKSPKDILRDIRSGLYVTEFLGFGVNLVTGDFSRGASGLWIENGEFSFPVEEITVAGNLKEMFRNVSAIGNDLEFRSSIAAPTLRIEGMTVAGE; from the coding sequence ATGCCAATTGAAACTCAGGAAAGAATCGAACTCGGAGCAGGACTCAAGGAGATCGCAGTTGAAGTAGTGGAACGCGCGATGAAATCGGGAGCTACTTCAGCCGACGCCATTGCGCGCGATGGTAATGAGTTCTCGACGCTGGTTCGGCTGGGTGAAGTTGAAACCCTTAAGGAGTCCGGCGCGCGAGCGCTGGGATTGCGAGTATTTGTGGGCGCGCGCGCTGCCGCAACTCATACCAGCGACTTTTCCCACGAAGGAGTTGAGCGCCTAGTCTCGAGCGCGATGACGCTGGCGCGAGCGACTTCCGAAGATCCGATCGCCGGCTTACCCGATGCAGCTGCTCTAGGATCGCTCAAGCAGGACCTGGATCTTTATTACGACGATGTCTACTCGCTCTCGGCCGCCGACAGGATTGACTACGCGCGTCGCGCAGAGGCGGCGGCAATGGCGGCCGATCCCCGCATCACGAATTCCGACGGTGGTTCTTTCGACGCGGCCACGGGGTACAAGGTCCTGGCTAACTCGCTGGGATTTGTTGGTGATTATCGCCGCTCGTACTGCTCGGTCTCTGCGGTTCCCATCGCACAGGCGGAAGGCTCAGCCATGCAGCGCGACTACTGGTACTCGGCCTGCCGCACTCTGCAGAAACTGGAATCGCCTGAATCCGTTGGTCGAAAGGCAGCAGAGCGCACTTTGCGTCGCGTAGGCGCTCGCAAAGTCCCCACGCAGAAGGTTCCCGTGGTCTTCGATCCGATGGTCTCGCGCGGCCTGATCGATCACATCTTCGACGCCGTGAACGGGGATGCCATCTATCGTCATTCCTCTTACCTGACCGGTAAGCTGGGAGAGCAGATCGCAGGGGAGAACATTACGATCGTTGACGATGGCACGATGATTGGGGGCTTCGGCTCTTCTCCGTTCGACGGTGAAGGCGTGCCCACGCGCCGTACAGTAGTCGTGGAGCGCGGAGTTCTGAAGAGTTATCTGCTGAATACGTACACGGCCCGAAAGCTGAAGCTGCAAACCACCGGTAATGCCGCTCGCGGACTGACCGGCAATCCTGGTATCGGCTCGGGAAATTTCTATCTGCAGCCTGGTGACAAAAGCCCGAAGGACATTTTGCGCGATATTCGCAGCGGCCTATATGTGACCGAGTTTTTAGGATTCGGGGTGAACCTGGTCACCGGAGATTTCTCTCGCGGGGCCTCCGGCCTATGGATCGAGAATGGTGAGTTCAGCTTTCCAGTGGAAGAGATCACCGTGGCGGGTAACTTGAAAGAAATGTTCCGCAACGTCTCCGCCATCGGAAATGACCTCGAGTTCCGTAGCTCAATCGCAGCCCCCACTTTGCGTATTGAAGGAATGACCGTAGCTGGGGAGTAA
- the tilS gene encoding tRNA lysidine(34) synthetase TilS, protein MTLSQRVAEYIQAHALMRAGERVAIAVSGGADSVALLRVLLQLRDGLGIVISVAHFHHGIRGAEADADEAFVADLAGTHNLEFHVDRGEVPAHARNSNVSLETAARNLRYEFFARVLREQRTDCIATAHSLDDQAETVLMKALRGAGSRGLSGIFPEHRLDMGKIVRPLLGVNRGELRDYLRTLNQEWREDATNKDLSLARNRLRDRVLPMLREEVNPSVDQALAHLAEIARGEEQYWNEQISRLLPLLVVPGEPARGGGRRQTASASIAIDIQKLCQHPLAVQRRLLRTAAEKMGRSMEFEQVQEVLQLITQRAERGTQSKVVEIGGGWRVRLLFRELRFEMAKPQAPNSGYALPLLVPGEVRVEAIGTTIRARISEDNGNAKNASYNPHSVRLPRITELIVRNWKAGDRFRPARHNSEKRVKELLYPLHLSEEEKQLWPVVAAGDRIVWVRSIESPELRTETGKRLSIEESAE, encoded by the coding sequence ATGACCTTGTCGCAGCGCGTGGCCGAGTACATTCAGGCACACGCCCTCATGCGTGCGGGAGAGCGCGTGGCTATTGCTGTTTCCGGCGGCGCGGATTCGGTTGCGCTGTTGCGAGTTCTGCTTCAACTTCGTGATGGGTTGGGAATCGTGATCTCAGTTGCGCATTTTCACCATGGCATTCGTGGAGCTGAAGCAGATGCAGACGAAGCTTTTGTTGCGGACCTTGCCGGCACTCACAATCTCGAATTTCATGTCGACCGCGGCGAGGTTCCGGCACACGCCAGGAACAGCAACGTCAGCCTCGAGACTGCGGCTCGCAATCTGCGTTATGAGTTCTTTGCGAGAGTTCTGCGGGAACAGCGGACAGATTGCATTGCTACTGCGCACAGCCTGGACGATCAGGCGGAGACGGTTCTCATGAAAGCGTTACGAGGTGCAGGCAGCCGCGGACTCTCTGGGATTTTCCCTGAGCATCGTCTCGATATGGGAAAGATTGTGCGTCCGTTGCTGGGCGTTAACCGGGGGGAGCTGCGCGATTACTTGCGGACGCTCAACCAGGAATGGCGGGAAGATGCAACCAACAAAGATTTGAGTCTTGCTCGCAATCGTCTTCGTGATCGTGTCCTGCCGATGCTGCGCGAAGAGGTGAATCCTTCAGTTGATCAGGCGCTGGCTCATTTGGCCGAGATCGCGCGAGGTGAAGAGCAGTATTGGAATGAGCAAATCTCCCGGCTTCTGCCTTTGCTCGTCGTGCCGGGAGAGCCTGCGCGTGGCGGCGGGCGTCGACAGACCGCATCCGCAAGCATCGCCATTGACATCCAGAAGCTCTGTCAACATCCTTTAGCAGTTCAACGCAGACTGTTGCGCACCGCCGCGGAAAAGATGGGACGCAGCATGGAGTTTGAGCAAGTCCAGGAGGTACTCCAGCTCATCACACAACGCGCAGAACGAGGCACGCAGAGCAAAGTAGTCGAGATCGGCGGTGGGTGGAGGGTGCGCCTGTTGTTCAGGGAATTGCGTTTTGAGATGGCAAAGCCGCAAGCACCGAATTCGGGTTATGCGCTTCCATTGCTTGTTCCGGGAGAGGTCCGTGTTGAGGCGATCGGAACAACCATTCGCGCGCGCATCTCAGAAGACAATGGAAACGCAAAGAATGCATCGTATAATCCGCACTCAGTTCGACTCCCCAGAATCACAGAACTAATCGTACGCAACTGGAAGGCTGGAGACCGCTTCCGGCCTGCGCGTCACAATTCCGAGAAGCGGGTTAAGGAGCTGCTCTATCCGTTGCATTTGAGCGAGGAGGAGAAGCAGCTTTGGCCGGTAGTTGCAGCCGGGGATCGGATCGTTTGGGTGCGTAGCATCGAGTCGCCAGAATTGCGCACTGAGACCGGGAAACGGCTCTCGATCGAGGAGAGCGCCGAGTAA
- a CDS encoding cation:proton antiporter, which produces MTHGADPFLLQLLVIFLWAKIFGELFEQLSLPAVLGEILSGVVLGPYLTGFIIPSQATTSIGELGAIFLLFTVGLETRPKELIRIGASALGVALAGVALPFLMGLTFLLIRHHPGHEAVFIAAAMVATSVGITARVLEDLGVLQTRPAKIILGAAVFDDILGMVLLAVVVGFVSSGSIAWIQLSVLLAEAVGFALIMIFFAPRVIQRMRPGLERMETHNAPLVLALAICLALSVGAEKIGMAAIIGAFFAGLAFAEYAPEWHLMPRVAGINEFLAPFFFFVMGAKLNLSVFNGSLWLAASVIAVLAIVSKLVGCGLPVLREGRDTALKVGVGMTPRGEVGLIIALLGLQMKMISDAAYAIVVFMTGATTIFAPIALRFLYRKQERKDVVPQYDTGETVERV; this is translated from the coding sequence ATGACGCACGGCGCCGATCCATTTCTGCTACAGCTCCTGGTGATCTTCCTTTGGGCGAAGATCTTCGGCGAACTCTTTGAGCAGCTCTCATTGCCTGCGGTGCTGGGAGAGATCCTCTCAGGCGTTGTGCTCGGTCCTTATCTCACCGGTTTCATCATTCCCAGCCAAGCCACCACCTCAATCGGCGAACTCGGCGCGATCTTCCTTCTTTTTACTGTAGGTCTTGAGACGAGGCCCAAGGAACTGATTCGCATCGGCGCATCCGCATTGGGAGTCGCTCTTGCCGGCGTTGCCTTGCCGTTCCTGATGGGACTCACCTTCCTCCTCATTCGACATCATCCCGGTCACGAAGCCGTCTTCATCGCAGCTGCTATGGTGGCAACCAGCGTCGGCATTACCGCGCGCGTCCTGGAGGACCTCGGCGTACTGCAGACACGCCCTGCAAAGATCATTTTGGGAGCCGCGGTTTTCGACGACATTCTCGGCATGGTGCTGCTTGCGGTGGTGGTGGGCTTCGTCTCCTCCGGCTCGATCGCCTGGATCCAGCTGAGCGTGCTACTGGCGGAAGCGGTCGGATTCGCGCTGATCATGATCTTCTTCGCGCCACGCGTGATTCAGCGCATGCGTCCCGGATTGGAACGGATGGAAACGCACAATGCCCCACTCGTTCTGGCTCTGGCCATTTGTCTCGCGCTCTCTGTAGGAGCGGAAAAGATCGGTATGGCCGCAATCATCGGCGCCTTCTTCGCGGGATTGGCTTTCGCCGAATACGCCCCGGAATGGCACCTGATGCCGCGCGTCGCCGGCATCAACGAATTCCTGGCTCCGTTCTTCTTCTTCGTGATGGGAGCCAAGCTCAACCTGAGCGTCTTCAACGGATCGTTATGGCTCGCGGCCAGTGTAATTGCGGTTCTCGCGATTGTTTCCAAACTTGTTGGTTGCGGACTTCCGGTTCTGCGCGAAGGCAGGGATACTGCATTGAAAGTCGGAGTAGGCATGACACCGCGCGGAGAGGTTGGGCTGATCATTGCCCTGCTTGGTCTGCAGATGAAGATGATCTCCGACGCCGCTTACGCAATCGTTGTTTTCATGACCGGAGCGACTACAATCTTCGCACCGATCGCGCTGCGATTCCTGTATCGCAAGCAGGAGCGCAAGGACGTGGTTCCACAATACGACACGGGAGAGACTGTCGAGAGGGTTTGA
- a CDS encoding hypoxanthine phosphoribosyltransferase, which yields MAPKILLTAEQIQRRVKEIGQQISRDYAGKNLMLVCVLPNGFVFAADLLRAIDIPVSCQFVQPHKQSTPGDSSHVNIHYGSAFDVKGKNVVLVEGLIQSGHTTEFLLRTVLSWNAASAKLVALIDKQSARRVPVQADYMGFILEETFVVGYGMGDPEYGRNLPYIQGEAR from the coding sequence ATGGCACCGAAAATCCTGCTCACCGCCGAGCAGATTCAGCGACGTGTAAAGGAAATCGGGCAGCAGATCTCCCGCGACTATGCGGGTAAGAATCTGATGTTGGTGTGCGTCCTTCCTAATGGCTTCGTATTTGCCGCGGATCTGCTCCGAGCGATCGATATTCCGGTAAGCTGCCAGTTCGTGCAGCCTCATAAGCAGTCCACTCCGGGTGACAGCTCACACGTCAACATTCATTATGGGTCGGCATTTGATGTGAAGGGGAAGAATGTCGTGCTGGTGGAAGGCCTGATCCAGTCGGGCCACACGACTGAATTCCTTCTTCGCACAGTTCTCAGCTGGAATGCCGCCTCGGCCAAGCTGGTGGCGCTGATCGATAAGCAAAGCGCCCGCCGCGTACCGGTCCAGGCCGACTATATGGGATTCATTCTGGAAGAGACTTTCGTGGTCGGCTACGGCATGGGTGATCCAGAATACGGGCGCAACTTGCCCTATATTCAGGGCGAGGCAAGGTAG